The Myripristis murdjan chromosome 6, fMyrMur1.1, whole genome shotgun sequence sequence GGCTCCTTTAGAGTTTTTCTCGTAGTTTtattctttccttttccttttctttttccttattaCCTGTTCCCAGTGCAGAAGGCACAGGTGACTcctaaccctcctattatgtttggggtcaatttgaccccagtcaatgtttaacatctctaaataaataagttttttttgcttcatatttaatgagtgttcctaatgtaatgggttctaccaggtaaacatgaaattcacatgatgatatgttttcaatgtcctgtacacactttgtaacggatcggttataaataacaaaaatctgtacttagaaataatataaagccattaaaacaccaaaaattaatatttctttcaaattttaggtcaatcagtgagattttatggtgatttgcatatttttccatcgTGGCGTAATAGGAATAGGGGacactggggtaagttgagccaaagggtaagttgagccaccccctgttgctaggaaacgataaaaaatattgatcatgtgaccaaatatttaggaggaaggcatcatttcatggagtctgtgaaggtaagaaccacatgggtaaagtggttagacatttatttccaaaaaaacattttttactcttaaaagtgaatttagtctatcatcagtttcatgagaattgtgttaagaccaaaatagataattttaaatttgttttatacatcaattgtggtatctatgagctacaacatgaggtcataaacctagcataaaagtgcaccattttagctgtggggcctaaaaaagtcaaaatggtagctctggggtaagttgagccatttggccaggggtaagttgagccggaggcccatacacttaataagtgtattttggctgtagcctaaatgtcttaaatattaaataataaataaaataataaatatcaattacttattaagtgtatagggtaagtgtattttggctgtagcctatatgtctaaaatattaaataaatattaaccctcccccatgcccccatgcccccggtgggcatgggggcatggggCCACGGCCAGTGTGGCCGTtgccaccaaatgtgttacgttcatatgctcataactgaccttactgtcagcaaggacaccaagaaactagtgttctagtgttttctttccaaaaacacagctgttaattttCTCTTCCGAAGCGcattttaaggcatgttaaaacagctgtttattgtacctgttggattgtgtttaataaaaaaaaatacatatgaatgtgaagaagtgactgttatttagggagggagaaggtgagggaggggtgggatggaggtggggaggaagatggggggtgagtagggatacggctcaacttaccccgctcctacgctcaacttaccccatacacagggtaagttgtgccacgagaccactttttttggaaatgctatattatggaaacagttatgtttacactcattctgtttgtttgaagagatgcacaacatcctgaaatatatgcagaaatattagttagcgacaaaactatgattaccttgatgtagtgatcctaaatatgaaaaatggctcatcttaccccagtctcccctactggatgtataagtgggggtggggagggggttatgttttatttaaagggctatttaggttgtcagcaaagaaacataaagtacctgacacataacctttggtaacaattttaattataataattttgaggaggtttaaactgctggggtcaaactgagcccAACATAAAGGATGTTAGTAAATGtgaacagaacaggagggtTCAGCCTGAACATCATGAAGATCGTTCCACTGTTCCACTCAAGTGTGATCAGTCCCAACCTGATCTTTATGGCtgaaaaatagaggaaaatgaGGCTAAATTTGGGTGAAATTGtcctttaaatgaaaaaagaagaaaaagaatcaGTTCAGCCCACAGAAAcgtaaaacagaagaaaacaagacGCCACACACCTCCTGTGTATAATCTCTGCAGTTTATTGTTGGGGTTTGAATGTACAGACGTGTTGGGCTGAAAGTCGCTCGCTCAGTTTGCTGATGAAACACAGAATCTGATTGGCTACTGAGGTAAAGACGGCTCAGACGTCCTGCTCTGCTTCCTCACCGCAGAGCGGCttcaaggaaaaatccaccctgacCACGACAAgagccggccaatcagagaggaGCAGATGTTGGGTCGCAGGGTGGGTTTGTCCTTTAAAACGCTTTTTTTCTGAACCCTGAGATTCCGTCTGAGCAGAAGAAAGGAAGTGACAGCACATGGACACAACggtacttttcaaaataaaacagcaaagtgaCAACAGGTGAACGCTACAGAAACTCGACTCAGAGGAGCGTTTCCATGACAACCGCTGAGACTCAACAGCCAGGAAACAGCCAGGAAACAGCCAGACCACGGCTTCTCAgctgagtctgcatggttctcgTCCTCAGCTGTAACAGATGAACTCCTTTGAccttcagggtttttttttttgttcctaacatgaacacacacacacacacacacacacacacacacacacacacacacacacacacacacacacacacacggagcttTGGATTCAAACTGGACCGTTAAAGTGTTTGGAGAAAAGGATTTGCTACTTCGCTCTCTGGAGAAATGACAACAgggatcatcatcatcatcatcatcatcatcatcatcatcatcatcatcatcgtcgtcgtcgtcatcatcatcatcatcatcatcatcatcacagcttCAGAAACAACAAGAGACTTTTCCTTCTTTACAGAGCGACTGCAGACTCTGAGGCTGCACTGGAGGCTGAACGCAGACCAACAGCAGGTCAGGAGCAAGTCAGGCCCCGTTAAGGTAACGTCCAATTAAGATAAGGTCCAATTAAGATAAAGTCCAATTAAGATAAGGTCCAATTAAGGCATGTCCCAATTAAGTTCCAATTAATTTTCAATTAACTCCCACAAAGTCAAGCCCCAATAAAGTCCAATTTAGGTCAAGTTCCAGGTCCAAATGAAGATGTCCCAAGTTCCAGTTAAGTCAGGTCCAAATTAAGTCCCAGGCTAAGCTCCTTACCAATCTAATCACTGCCTGTCCTGTATACGCAAACTAAATACACCACTATGATGAAAACATGATTCTGATCCAAATTAACACGCAAAGAAAGCctagctgctgtgtgctgtaggctaatgttagcatgctagctgctgtgtgtgtaggctaatgttagcatgctagctgCTGTATGctgtaggctaatgttagcatgctagctgctgtgtgctgtaggctaatgttagcaagctagctcCATGCATAGTGAATATTAGCCTCTCTAAGCTAAATGAGTGACAGGTGAAAGTGGAGCTCCAATCAGGatacagcagcaggtgagtgcCTCTGCTACGAAGCTACATGCTGACTTTGACATGTAAACTGTTATTTGCATAATTCTTCATATTTGTCTTGAGGGTCGAGTCTCTCAGTCTGAAGTCCAGGAGGCGTCTCCAGTCGCTGGTGCTCGTCTTCCTTCATTTTGTCGAGTCGAGTTTAAAGTCATCAGATTTGTGCCTGAAGTCGAAGTCATGTGACCTGCGGCCACACCTGCAGCGTGTCTGCTGAAGGTGGCGCTGCTGCCTCCGTCTGACCTCCAGTGCAGTTTGAGGACTCGAGGAGCCACCAGTTCAAAtctgacagaaacaaaaagctAAAAGCTAAAAGCTAAAGTTCTCCAGGTCTACAGCATTTTGGAGAGAAACCCATCGGTTCCTGCTGGAGTGCAGAGGTTCTGCTGGGTTCTGCTGGGTTCTGCTGGGTTCTGCTGCTACAGGCTGACAGCGTGTCAGGAGAGGCTCACAGCAGCTGGTTCACATGATGTTCTGCACAAACCACCTCCTGCTTCCTTCTTAGAATCTCTGACTGTCTGGATTACAGCAGATTACAGCCATGTGCTGCAAACCAGCATCATCAGACTGATCAAgactaaaacatatttttaaagggacacttcacccataatgcatcatgtttttccctgttCGCTGCCTTCAAGCTCTGACAAAGAAAGTTTTACCCACAATCCTTCATGGTAAACCCAAACTCCCTAAACAGCAGCATCTCTAATCCAGTGGAGAAACATCATCATTTAATAATTTACAACAAAACAGTCAACAGTTCAGATTAAAAAGCTCCCACTCGCCCTGCTGGAGTCTCTGGTATCCAGtcacatgatcacacacacacacacacacacacttaaatctgctgcaaacacacacactcgtgcacacacacttcatgacCACATGAGAGGAGCGGGAGCGAGGCTGGAGGCGGAGCCAGAACACAAACATGatgcattttgggtgaagtgtCCCTTTAAATATCATGATACAGCTCATGTATGTAAAATCTagttaattaataaaatgagCGTCCATCCTCTGGTGGCGGACGGTGCTGGTCGTCCTCGGTGCTGCTGAGGACGGCCTGGTGCTCCTGGCTTGGTCCTCCTGGCTCCGCCCGGCCCCGCCCGGCCCCGTCCGGCCCCGTCCGGTCCCGTCCGGTCCCGTCCGGCCCGCCTGGCCCCTCCCGGCCCCGCCCGGCCCCGGCTCTGTTAGTGACTCCAGCTACTGGGTTCTGCTCAGAGTTCCTTTGGTCTAGTCTTCCTCAGCTACGATATTTGACTCTGAGCGGCTAAACGCTAAAACAGTTCACTGCTGCTACTTTACATGAATGATCGGGGATCAAACACACGGCTCCCCTCGGCTGGGCGGTCCACTCCTGATCAGGTTTGGTGTTTTGGGTTTAAATGTGGTGCTCGCCTCCAGCTTCAGACAGGAGAAACTGTCCccagtgggcgtggccacaaGAGTCCCACAACTTCAATATGGATCAGCCCACGTCCAAGTCTCAGTCTGACCCTGGATTAATCCAGATTATTTGGTCAAATGAGGAGGAAAATCATGATCTGCTACAGTCCCACTGTCTTCATCTGCCAGTGAGTCACATCTGGactgacagcaacacacacacacacacacacacacacacacacacacacacacacacacacacacacacacacacacaaacactatggTAGAACTTCCTTCCCCACGGCTTCATTCAGCCTGTTaacctgctgctcctcctgcagggggcgctgcagaagctgagcagagtgtcggctctgtagatgataatcctgctcctcctgcagggggcgctgcagaggctgagcagagtgtcagctctgtagatgataatcctactcctcctgcagggggcgctgcagaggctgagcagagtgtcagctctgtagatgataatcctgctcctcctgcagggggcgctgcagaggctgagcagagtgtcagctctgcagGTTCACAGGCATGAAGGAGCTCATGGGAAAGTCAAAGAGACGGTCCAACATGAttctggactgaactggaccaGACTGGATTGAACTGGACTGGAGGTTTCTTCTCTCCAAACCGAAACGTTTCTCTGCAGGACGGATcacagcggtgtgtgtgtgtgtgtgtgtgtgtgtgtgtgtgtgtgtgtgtgtgtgtgtgtgtgtgtgtgtgtgtgtgtgtgtgtgtgtgtgtgtgtgtgtgtttctgcagtggGACGTTCCAGTGTCAGACAGgaaggagggggcggggcctatATTGCACATGGGTTGGTGAAATCTTCGAACACCGCCGGCTCCTCGATCCCTCGGGCGAACAGCCTGATCAGCTGGCAGTGCACtctgggaaacagagagagaagaggacacATTCAgactttcatgttttcatttcaggatTTTGGCTGAAACTGACGCGACTCAGACAAACAAACTTCAGGTCCCAGATCAGTGATTTtacagaacatgacaggaaacaggaaggagGCCGACGTCGCAGCGCTTTGACACATGAAACAAAATATTCCAGTGACtctaaaatttatttaaaaactgacaaaattaaccttgaaacattttatattaaaaatgtgacaTGTCATGGGTCCTTACCACTCAGATCTATGGGGCGGACATTCATGTAATCATTTAATGGGATTTATATCGCTACAAAAATGTGCCTTCAGCCATGTTGGGGAGCGCGGCGGCGGAGCTCCTACCCGACTTCGATGGCGGTGTGCGTCAGGATCTCGCCGTCGCAGTTCCAGCTGCTGTAGGCCGGGGCGCAGCCGCAGGCCGGGTGGTCGCGGCAGATCTGACTGAACAGACGCTTCCCGTTCTCCCGCaggtccagctccagctccgaGTCGCTCTGGCAGTAACGCGGCGTGAAGCGGAAACGCCGCACGCGGTGAACGTCGACGAAGGCCAGGTCgaactgaggaggaggaggaggaggaggaggaggaggaggagagatgaagatgGGCAGGGAGCAGAGGGCAGAAAAGCGTTGAGGAGACAGGAGGTGCGGCGTACCTGGTCGTCCTTGCTGGTGTGGCGCAGCAGGTGGCGCAGGAAGTCGAGGCGGGAGCACTTCCTGACCAGGATGAGGTCGGTGGTGCCGTCGGCCAGGTGGGCGGCGGGCGACAGACCTTTGGGGCTGCGGGGACACGCACAGCTCATACTGGCGGCGTTTATCGCCAGGAACTTCCCCCGGACCGTCCGCCACTCCCCGTCGCactctgcacaaacacaaacactgaagcTTCACTCACAAAGACTCAGACTGAACGTCTGCACCTTCTCTGAGGTCAAACCTTCAGCCAGAGGACGACCCACACTGGATTCATTAAGGCCGAAATAAATAGAGGCGTTTAAGTGACGTTTGGCAGTTTGACAccacactgattcttgagaatttggataaatcatgtcccactaagaaaaatgctatttctgctggaaatgtacattttaatgaataaaaagaatcaagggcataatcagggggtcctttgcacatttgtaaggttcttttataggtttatttttaatttgtattaatttaatgattatatgttggcccatggcctacaaaaccagttgtcctcggataggagataatcatttcaacttgattaaaacaacaaaaagtaataatgtcattgaataatatctttaccacatgaaagagtacatcataatatgtattaaaaactacaaacgatgagttttgaacaatatttactattattttgtggttgctcaaaatgtgtcccacatattcgtcaccacctcagatatatatttaaaaaaaaaataataaaaaaactacaaggtcagttacattcctgaggagcccttttcaaaccttcagctctactgcatgcttcaagaccgctcaggctcctggaagtttgctgttttctcttaaatctcttcatattttgggacactgctactgtcacaaccataacatgtcaacaccgtcacttctgtataaaaaatattagattagattatggaataaatgtatactttttaagaagaggtctgatgcaggtagcaacagggtgaaaacaagctggctaatgtgaacaactcatgctgatcatgtgaaagagcaggtttttgtctccaccgtcagacgtcaccaccgtcaggttttctgtgtgacggtgatgactgaagtctgaaaaatgcttataacagagctcaggattcttattttttgtaccaaatagttaaataaagttgttaagcaagaagccattgacttgagtggtataaattttggaaatgtatgttttaatgaggcgactgtcaccaccgtcagattagtgtcaccaccgtcagaggcagttatatttgttttaaatgaatatgcttacaatatgtttctttggtgctgctgagttattaaagtaattgtctctttaatacaaaaatatgtttttcaaataataaaaaaaaaaacattatggtgacggtgttgacaaaaacaaagtagcctaataactggaaaaacctattttatgaaaaaaatgcaaaatgaggaggttgcaccggtacattgctgaacagccaagaccttggcctataatgatataccttcagattttgtaatttaacgcaattttttttttcaaaattaaaacctgttttatccaaattcccaagaatcagtgaccaCAGATGTTATAGAGCTGAGGAGCATGTACAAGACAAAAGGTGCGTTAAAGGTTTTTTATTGGCGTGCATGGCCTCCGCCCACTGGGTCGCCCCTGGAGAACGACTTCTTTCTAGTTCCAGTGGAGAAccggctgtgtgtttgcaggtgcaggtgcaggtgcaggtgcaggtgcaggtgcaggtgcaggtgctcggcgtgtgtttggtgtttggtgagCTCACCGCTGTCCGACACGTCGTCTGTCCGGTACGCCTCCGCTCGCTGCTCCTGGTGCAGACGCCCGTTATGCTGGCAGACCAGGCAGCTGCAGGGTTcaccacaggaaacacacacacacacacacacgcacacacatacacacacacacacacacacaaacacacacacacacacatcatgtacCAGCAGGGCTGGGCAAAACAAACATCATGATGTATAAAATATTCTTTACTGATAAGTGTGTGCATTCCCATAATCCAGTCAGATTAACAGAGCTGGACGGAGGATTTCCTCTCCTGTCCACCTGGACCTGCTGACCTCATGCATGACATCACATCCCtctgtctgaggtcagaggtcacactgCATGTCCTGTGATGGGCATGCTGAAGCTATGGCTCACCCGGCTCGGCACTTGGTCCGGTCCCTGGGGTTTCCCATGATGCCTCGGGCCGGCAGGTAGGAGACGGTCCCTTCGTAGTAGTGATGAGTCAGGAACGTCTTCagacctgcagagacacagagagacgcTTCAGCACGAGGCTTCACTCTGCAGCCTCCTCTGAGCGCTCAGACCCCCGGCACACCTGGAATTTACCTGCACCTGATACACAGGATGTATTACAACAAGTATTAACCAGTACAGCAGAGAGTACTACACACTGCTGCTCCAGAACTACAGTtcctgctggtatgtgactgcagtagaagtacaagtactgttcctctgctggtatgtgactgcagtagaagtagaagtactgttcctctgctggtatgtgactgcagtagaagtagaagtactgttcctctgctggtatgtgactgcagtagaagtagaagtactgttcctctgctggtatgtgactgcagtagaagtagaagtagtgcagtaaaaatgtcctgcagtaaaagtccaaagtgtctcatgtcaaatgtcctggcagtaaaagtgactgagctcctttttccaaacagtaactgtgttagctgggatcttttccagagaacacgctgcacactgcatgcttttaaagggacattacactcaactggAGTGAGGACCCTGTATGGTTCAATATGGAGTCTATATGGTTCTCActtattcctgttttttttcacccgttgagtctacatggtccagTTCTGCTGACATGAGGctcactgtgtttctgcagcctcGGCTGAACCGGCTGGTTTTTGGTATCATACGGTAAGTGATGCATTATATCATTCATCATTTAAATGTAATGATAGCTAATTCTGTCACATTATGGAGCATGTTTTCACTCACAGCAGAAAATTATGGAAAGTGTGtgaaaagttcaagttcacGTTCAAGAGTTTATTGTCATGTGCACAGTAGAACAGTAGTTATGATacacaatgaaattcttactcTGTTCATTCTCCCTGGAAatatctttgatttattttccagGCAGGTTTCAtgcctgctgctgccttcaggctCCGCCCTCTAAACGACCGGCTCCTCTAAAGGTCTGAGTCAGGTGTACGCACCTGACAGCTCTCATATAAACCACCTTTAAACCACCAATTATGACTGcagttaggtgtgtgtgtgtgtgtgtgtgtgtgtgtgtgtccattaaCTCAGATgatatttttcactttcactgcctgctgtatCTGCATTAAACCTGACCTCTGccaggttttctgtttttttaccTGAGAAGTCGTATCTGGCCGGCCCCATCCACCGCTTCCTTTCGCTGTCCGTCAGCACGTCGCCATAGAAACCGTATCCAAGCAGCGAGATGGAGTAGCGCAGGAAGGTGTTGTTGTGGTGAACCGAGCACACGTCCATCGGCTGGGAGTCGCCTGGCGAGACGAGAGCAGGCCCAACATtcagtctgagtgtgtgtgtgtgtgtgtgtgtgtgtgtgtgtgtgtgtgtgtgtgtgtgtgtgctggacacTCACCCACTATAATGTGCAGGGCGGAGGTCACGGGGTCGTTGGTGCCTACAGTAGCAAAGCAGATGCAGTCTGTGGAGCCTGGAGAGACAAAACAGTGGAGACGGAACaaagttaaaggaacagtccaacATTTTTGGGCCCAAAGTGTCGCAGTGTtccttttcacaataaaagtgcTGTGTTTAGTGTTTTATTGCTGTGATAAGAGGCTCTGAGAAACAGCGCATGGCTCACAAAACTCCTCACCTCGACAACAAGCGAACAGAAAAGGAATACCCATCAGCCCTGATTCCCAGAAGGCAGCGAGGCGTACCTGTCGTTACAGGTACGCCTCACTAGCTGCTTTATTTAGGTCACACTGAGCCGATAAATTAAGGAAGTAAAGCAGAGCTGgggaacagagagggagagaaacactttgaaaaacatgaactTCCCTTAAACCTCATTTAAAAGCCCAGACTCTCTTCCTGCTTCAGACAAATCAAGGCTCTCAGCTGCTGCTTCCATCAGATCAGCTGATCTGTTGCCAGGCAGCCTCACCTTACACAGGTAACATTCATACATCCTGATTTAAAGCACTTCTCTTCAGATCATATTACAGCAGCACGAACAGAGAGCGCAGGCTGATTCTGACAGGCTGATTCTGACAGGCTGTTTCTGACAGGCTGATTCTGACAGGCTGTTTCTGACAGGCTGTTTCTGACAGGCTGATTCTGCTCCACAGGCTGTTTAGGCTATgatgaaattgcatttttcataacttttctgactttattttgctttgaccttttgttttaaattgcagtttagtttcagttagttttaaAGCAGGTGTCTAGTTTAGtttatattttttgcaaatccttggttttagtttagtttcagtcCATTTCCAGACTTTCTCCATCCTGATGCCAGTGTTGACTCGTGTATCTAATAAACTGACAATGAAAACTAAATGAATTTAtaattttaatgtatttcagttcagtttttcaaaAGCAGAATACAGTTCTTTttacagatctttttttttggtaaagcctcatttttatgtatatttcaGTGAATGTAATGTGGTTTTCATTatgttgttagtttttcttgagGATAATAACCTCAGGGCTgttgaaaacacagcagaacccGAAGGCACATTTGTAGTTTCACAGCGGGCTGAGCTCAGTCTGCAGTTCATTGAGGAAAAAGAAGCACACCTGCACTCACATCATTTGTACGAGCTGCTGTCCAGCTTGGACTCTCCAACCcaaataagtttaaaaaaaacccaaaacatagcatttaatattttatgagCAACCTGCAGGCCGCTGCCATCAACCCAAGAACGAATGAAGCCACTGAGAGTCAGAATTAGATTTAAAGGCGTTGGACTTCGGGCCGTGACACCAAACAGCTTCTCCCTGCAGCCGCTCAGCTTGAATCACGACTTCATGGATGAAGCAAAACTGGAGCAACATGAAGCTCAGGAGGACCTTCTCCtgggattcacacacacacacacacacacacacacactgagtaaCAGGCTGgatgtgttggagtgtgtgtcgCTGCCACCCACCAACAATCAAAGCAGCGATTAATTAAATTGCTTCGCTGCGTCTGGAAAACGTCTGCTGTGCTGCGAGAAAATTTATGTCTCCCCAATGACTCTGTactgcagcgtgtgtgtgtgtgtgtgtgtgtgtgtgtgtgtgtgtctgtgtgtgtgtgtctgtgtgtgtgtgtgtgtgtgtgtgtgtgtgtgtgtgaaatacagTCACGCTATTTATAGAGTGCTTTTAGCAAACAGGATTCTTACAAAGTGCTTTCCAGAAAACAAAGGacacaaacagagaagaaaacaaggACACAAACAAGAGCAACCCAAACTCCAAGAAACCAGGCCacgcaccgtgtgtgtgtgtgtgtgtgtgtgtgtgtgtgtgtgtgtgtgtgagctgataAACTGTCACCGGTTaattcaaatcaattcaaaagTGATTTGATTAAAGACGTCGTGATGTCATTCATCACgctggaaaacattttaaatctaTTATTCatggggcgccccggtggctcagcGGTAAAGAGCGCGCACCGTGCACCAGGGCTCGGTCCcaggttcgaatccgacctcaggtcctttgctgcaggtcgtcccctctttctccctgcccttcctgtctctctctactgtgagtgtcaaataaagcagaaatgccaaaaacaaaaaaaaaaatctactatTTATAATCTAATTaatgcatgaaaaaataaaccttgatCTTCGGTTggatattaaaatgataaacagATGAAGCCTTACACTcagatccagcatcactgaaatATATTATcagaaatactgtttttttgtaattttctaaagttttttttccctcaaatttcCTGGTCTTTTTAATGGGAGGGGGACAAttaatatgtacacacacacacacacatatatatgagtgtgtgtgtgtgtgtgtgtgtgtgtgtgtgtgcatatgtgtatgcatatatatatatatatataaatatatatatatatgtaaacacacacacacatatatgtgtgtgtgagtgtgtctgtgtgtgcatatgtatatatctatatctatatctatctatctatctatccatctgtctatatagatatatagatagatatagatatatctatatctatctatcgatctatatAGAcaaatggatagatagatagatagatctatccATATCGATCTATATAGATCGATaaagatagatatagatagatatagatagatatatgtatgtatgtaaagcTCTGACCTGCAGGGATGATGCCGATCCTCAGCCTGCAGGGCTGAAGCTCCGCCTCCGGGCTGTGGTGGTCCACGCCGGCGTCGCTCTGCGTCCGCCACACCAGCCCGTGCACCACCTCGCTGAACATGCCgtccccccccacacacaccacgctggggggt is a genomic window containing:
- the LOC115360284 gene encoding ceramide kinase-like isoform X1 is translated as MEKQARLLAAELRIKNSPHDVSLSRQLLTWKRRPSSAVYPFRAAGCHSVAVSEIVAVTQGDAASGRHRNDGRWQKMSPRTEEVQEHSFTVSYVERTRQHRWRCSEVTFQCPEGALCRLWVSSITEQLQALAGRPKRLLVYINPFGGKQQGRRVYEQKVSPLFARAGIATHVIVTEYANHARDHLRTQAELDDFDGVVCVGGDGMFSEVVHGLVWRTQSDAGVDHHSPEAELQPCRLRIGIIPAGSTDCICFATVGTNDPVTSALHIIVGDSQPMDVCSVHHNNTFLRYSISLLGYGFYGDVLTDSERKRWMGPARYDFSGLKTFLTHHYYEGTVSYLPARGIMGNPRDRTKCRAGCLVCQHNGRLHQEQRAEAYRTDDVSDSECDGEWRTVRGKFLAINAASMSCACPRSPKGLSPAAHLADGTTDLILVRKCSRLDFLRHLLRHTSKDDQFDLAFVDVHRVRRFRFTPRYCQSDSELELDLRENGKRLFSQICRDHPACGCAPAYSSWNCDGEILTHTAIEVGVHCQLIRLFARGIEEPAVFEDFTNPCAI
- the LOC115360284 gene encoding ceramide kinase-like isoform X2; its protein translation is MEKQARLLAAELRIKNSPHDVSLSRQLLTWKRRPSSAVYPFRAGCHSVAVSEIVAVTQGDAASGRHRNDGRWQKMSPRTEEVQEHSFTVSYVERTRQHRWRCSEVTFQCPEGALCRLWVSSITEQLQALAGRPKRLLVYINPFGGKQQGRRVYEQKVSPLFARAGIATHVIVTEYANHARDHLRTQAELDDFDGVVCVGGDGMFSEVVHGLVWRTQSDAGVDHHSPEAELQPCRLRIGIIPAGSTDCICFATVGTNDPVTSALHIIVGDSQPMDVCSVHHNNTFLRYSISLLGYGFYGDVLTDSERKRWMGPARYDFSGLKTFLTHHYYEGTVSYLPARGIMGNPRDRTKCRAGCLVCQHNGRLHQEQRAEAYRTDDVSDSECDGEWRTVRGKFLAINAASMSCACPRSPKGLSPAAHLADGTTDLILVRKCSRLDFLRHLLRHTSKDDQFDLAFVDVHRVRRFRFTPRYCQSDSELELDLRENGKRLFSQICRDHPACGCAPAYSSWNCDGEILTHTAIEVGVHCQLIRLFARGIEEPAVFEDFTNPCAI